The Nitrosomonas sp. sh817 genome includes a window with the following:
- a CDS encoding EAL domain-containing protein, producing MLAVVSLFCFVSYLGLMTNFANQQEVEHRRYSLEINSLITNTTRNLHQLAEMIPFLDGMKKALLLNDGESISHVFDAHWALLQFHNGVEFIHFYNSSNQLNASWDSLDATIDDNQLLSKWVSHVNQSEHPINPLLCRESCIQYLIAPILVEGKKVGVVAMGTSLVDVFLAFKRISGADIGLLISTKDNRSSHHDAEISSWNVQISALTSKARNYEILNQVNQLYPDMDKLNNGIQIHWNNQYVQMKLFPLDSYEPGKAHLIIITDVTAAVKNIHDSIWKIAVIGLLGLIFSEILLFFIFTRLLAKLRDVVFVLPLLANGQFEKFRLSLTSTDQAQHVRDEVDTLSEAAISLSFQLEKLEQEVSMRTKMLIEQKNALGKERDFIQNLLDTAQAIVLTQSTEGRIMSLNTYGEMLTHYTETELKNKSFLQTLIPEYESQDLLYRFKEIHSGDRMQLRHEAITHCKDGTTRHVAWLHSHLDKQSEDDPSILSVGLDVTEYKRVEGHLAWLADHDPLTNMFNRRRFSEELEQVLSRAERYRHPGALLFFDLDRFKYINDTSGHQAGDTLLKMVASMLSQTIRADDITGRLGGDEFAIILPEINASGAIEVAKKVLAQLGLAQLTINNRTHKISASIGIALFPEHGANIHDLLAAADLAMYQAKAKGRNAWYLFSDQDRSRERIHTLVYWKEKIEYSHLHDNFVLYLQPIMHVKTKQTSHYEVLLRMKDNDGSMLSPADFIPAAEHTGLIHAIDHMVLRKAITQIAHIYKSGFHATFSINLSAHAFNDPELLPILKQELMLNQMNPASLMFEITETAALEDLPGARGLMIEIKELGCGFVLDDFGVGFSSFYYLRELPVDVVKIDGSFIRNLSANSDDLILVNALCTVARGFGKRTTAEFVENAEVLALIEKLDIDYAQGYHIGKPAPATTFFQV from the coding sequence TTGCTTGCGGTCGTTTCACTGTTTTGTTTTGTCAGCTACCTCGGTTTAATGACCAACTTTGCCAATCAGCAAGAAGTCGAACACCGGCGATATTCGCTTGAGATCAATAGCTTGATCACCAATACCACACGGAACTTACATCAACTCGCTGAGATGATTCCGTTTCTGGATGGAATGAAGAAAGCCTTGTTGCTGAACGATGGCGAAAGCATCAGCCACGTTTTCGATGCGCATTGGGCCTTATTACAATTCCACAATGGCGTGGAATTCATTCATTTCTATAATTCCTCCAATCAGTTAAATGCCAGCTGGGACAGCCTCGATGCCACCATTGACGACAATCAGTTGCTTTCCAAATGGGTCAGCCATGTGAATCAATCGGAGCATCCCATCAATCCGCTGCTTTGCCGCGAAAGTTGCATTCAATACCTGATTGCTCCCATCCTGGTGGAAGGCAAGAAAGTGGGTGTCGTGGCTATGGGAACTTCCCTGGTGGATGTATTTCTGGCCTTTAAACGAATTTCCGGCGCGGATATCGGATTGTTGATCTCAACCAAAGATAACCGTTCATCACACCATGATGCGGAAATTTCAAGCTGGAATGTCCAAATCTCCGCGCTCACCAGTAAAGCGCGCAATTATGAGATCCTGAATCAGGTCAATCAATTGTACCCGGACATGGATAAACTCAACAACGGTATCCAGATTCACTGGAATAACCAATACGTGCAGATGAAATTGTTCCCTCTGGATTCTTATGAACCGGGTAAGGCGCATTTGATTATCATCACCGACGTAACCGCTGCGGTAAAAAATATTCATGACTCGATCTGGAAAATCGCTGTCATTGGCCTGTTAGGGCTTATTTTCTCGGAAATATTGCTGTTTTTCATATTTACGCGATTGCTGGCGAAACTGCGAGATGTCGTCTTCGTGCTGCCGCTTCTGGCAAACGGGCAATTTGAGAAATTCCGTTTGTCGCTCACCTCAACCGATCAGGCGCAACACGTCAGGGACGAGGTGGATACGCTATCGGAAGCAGCGATTTCCCTGTCATTTCAACTCGAAAAGCTGGAACAGGAAGTATCGATGCGAACCAAGATGCTGATTGAGCAAAAGAACGCGCTTGGCAAAGAACGGGATTTCATTCAAAACCTGCTGGATACCGCGCAAGCCATTGTGCTGACACAAAGCACCGAGGGCCGGATCATGTCCTTGAATACCTACGGTGAAATGTTAACTCACTACACCGAAACGGAATTGAAAAACAAATCCTTCCTGCAAACGCTCATCCCGGAATACGAATCGCAAGACTTGCTTTATCGCTTTAAAGAGATCCACAGCGGCGACAGAATGCAACTGCGCCACGAAGCGATCACTCATTGCAAGGATGGCACGACCCGCCATGTCGCCTGGCTGCATTCGCACCTGGATAAACAATCCGAAGACGACCCATCGATCTTGTCAGTCGGCCTCGACGTAACCGAATATAAACGCGTGGAAGGCCATCTGGCATGGCTGGCCGATCATGATCCGCTGACCAACATGTTCAACCGGCGGCGATTCAGCGAGGAATTGGAGCAGGTATTGAGCCGCGCGGAGCGCTACCGGCATCCGGGCGCTCTGTTATTTTTTGATCTGGATCGTTTTAAATATATTAACGACACCAGCGGTCATCAGGCCGGTGATACATTGCTTAAAATGGTTGCCAGCATGCTTTCCCAAACCATTCGCGCCGATGATATTACCGGCCGTTTGGGAGGCGATGAATTTGCCATTATCCTGCCGGAAATCAACGCCAGCGGCGCCATCGAAGTCGCCAAAAAAGTTCTGGCCCAATTAGGCTTGGCGCAACTGACGATCAACAATCGCACCCACAAAATTTCTGCCAGTATCGGCATCGCATTATTCCCGGAACATGGCGCCAATATTCACGACCTGCTCGCGGCCGCCGATCTCGCCATGTACCAGGCAAAAGCCAAAGGAAGAAATGCCTGGTATTTGTTCTCGGACCAAGATCGAAGCCGCGAACGGATTCATACGCTGGTCTATTGGAAAGAAAAAATCGAGTACTCGCATTTACATGACAACTTCGTGCTGTACCTGCAACCGATCATGCATGTCAAAACCAAGCAAACTTCGCACTACGAGGTTTTGCTGCGCATGAAGGATAATGACGGTTCGATGCTGTCACCCGCCGACTTCATTCCCGCTGCGGAACATACCGGCTTGATCCATGCCATCGATCATATGGTATTGCGTAAAGCGATTACACAGATCGCCCATATTTATAAAAGCGGTTTTCACGCCACGTTCTCGATCAACTTGTCGGCGCATGCGTTTAACGATCCGGAATTGCTGCCTATTCTCAAGCAGGAATTGATGTTGAATCAAATGAACCCGGCCAGCTTGATGTTTGAAATTACCGAAACCGCCGCTCTGGAAGATTTACCCGGCGCGCGCGGCTTGATGATTGAAATCAAAGAACTCGGTTGCGGCTTTGTGCTGGATGATTTCGGCGTCGGCTTCTCGTCGTTTTATTATTTGCGCGAACTGCCGGTCGATGTTGTCAAGATCGATGGCTCGTTCATTCGCAATCTCTCGGCAAACAGCGACGATTTGATCCTGGTGAATGCCTTATGCACCGTTGCCAGGGGATTCGGCAAACGCACCACGGCCGAATTTGTCGAAAACGCTGAGGTCCTGGCGCTGATAGAAAAATTAGACATTGATTACGCCCAAGGTTATCACATCGGCAAGCCGGCGCCCGCCACGACTTTCTTCCAGGTATAA
- a CDS encoding MBL fold metallo-hydrolase RNA specificity domain-containing protein → MQLTFLGAAGEVTGSSYLIETGSVRFLVDCGMFQGGREADRKNRTAFKFDPRAIDFVLLTHAHIDHSGLLPRLSTWGFRGPVYCTAATADLLQVMLKDSAYIQEKEVEWRNQSRRRSHSIQDLAPLYTVTQAEALLKQLVRVDYDTEIKPHPEVHCCFRDAGHILGSAIIELWVKQHATSKKIVFSGDLGKPGHPVVRDPAIIQQADVLLIESTYGNRLHRSMADTLDELVLAINDTLIKKGGNVIIPAFTVGRTQDLLFLLIDLYRQGKLGEMDIYVDSPMARAATEITLKHIALLDKESTDALKWMNDNVKKPRIHFVQDIEESMQLNSMKHGIIIISASGMCDAGRIKHHLKYNLDRPECSILITGFQAERTLGRRLVDGVRQVKIFGQDVRVRAAIYTIGGLSAHADQADLLNWLRHFVNKPEKVFVVHGEYSNSVALAAAIAQELKWAASIPEFLQAVKL, encoded by the coding sequence ATGCAACTGACTTTCCTGGGTGCTGCCGGTGAAGTGACCGGTTCCAGTTATTTGATCGAAACCGGATCGGTGCGGTTTCTGGTGGATTGCGGCATGTTCCAAGGCGGCCGCGAAGCCGACCGGAAAAACCGCACGGCATTCAAGTTTGATCCTCGGGCGATTGATTTTGTGCTGCTGACGCATGCGCATATCGATCATTCCGGATTGCTGCCGCGGCTTAGTACTTGGGGGTTTCGTGGGCCGGTTTATTGCACTGCGGCGACAGCGGACCTTCTTCAAGTGATGCTCAAAGATAGCGCTTATATTCAGGAGAAGGAAGTTGAATGGCGCAACCAATCGCGCCGCCGCAGTCATTCCATTCAAGATCTGGCGCCGCTTTACACTGTCACGCAGGCGGAAGCTCTGTTGAAGCAATTAGTGCGAGTCGATTATGACACTGAAATCAAGCCGCATCCGGAGGTACATTGCTGTTTTCGTGACGCCGGGCATATTCTGGGTTCGGCGATCATTGAGCTATGGGTGAAGCAGCATGCGACCAGCAAAAAAATCGTATTTTCCGGAGATCTGGGAAAACCGGGGCACCCGGTGGTGCGTGACCCCGCGATTATCCAGCAAGCGGATGTATTGTTGATCGAATCCACTTATGGTAACCGCTTGCATCGCAGCATGGCGGATACGTTGGATGAACTGGTGTTAGCCATCAACGATACGTTGATCAAGAAAGGCGGTAACGTCATCATTCCGGCGTTTACCGTCGGCAGGACGCAGGATTTATTGTTCTTGTTGATCGATTTGTACCGCCAGGGAAAACTCGGGGAAATGGATATTTACGTGGATTCGCCGATGGCGCGGGCGGCTACGGAAATCACGTTGAAGCATATCGCATTGCTCGATAAGGAATCGACCGACGCGCTGAAATGGATGAACGATAATGTCAAAAAACCCCGTATACACTTCGTGCAGGATATTGAAGAATCGATGCAGCTCAATAGCATGAAGCACGGCATCATCATCATTTCCGCCAGCGGCATGTGTGATGCCGGGCGGATCAAGCATCACCTGAAATATAACCTCGACCGGCCGGAATGCAGCATTTTGATTACCGGTTTTCAGGCTGAGCGGACTCTGGGCAGGCGGTTGGTCGACGGTGTCAGGCAGGTGAAGATCTTTGGTCAGGATGTCCGGGTCCGGGCGGCGATTTACACCATCGGCGGACTGTCGGCGCACGCCGATCAGGCGGACCTGCTTAATTGGTTGCGCCATTTCGTGAACAAGCCGGAAAAAGTTTTTGTGGTACACGGCGAATATAGCAATTCGGTGGCGTTAGCCGCGGCCATTGCACAGGAGCTCAAGTGGGCTGCCAGCATTCCGGAGTTTTTGCAGGCGGTTAAGTTGTAA